TTTTACTCACAATTTTTCTATAATTATTGGTGTTCGTGAACCTTTGGTTTCAAAGTAATATTTTAAAAACTGTTATCCGAAAAATCAATTGTTAGTCCAAAAAGACTTGTGTTTGCAGCTAAGGTATATCTTGAATAAGAATAATTAAACTTTAACTTTCTTATTTTCAATCCGATACCAACTGAAATTCCTGAAAAATTTCGCTGCTCCAAGATACGTAATTCTTCTGCACGACGAAAATTATAACCTAATCTTAAATTAAATCCTTTATCAGGAAATAATTCGGCACCAACAACAATATGACGTAAAGCATTATTAAAAAATGATACTTTCTCAGGTGTTGAACCTCCATCAAGTGAACCTTCTGCGCGATTTGGATTTGAAAAAGCAACTTGCCATTGCTGCATATTTTCTAAAGTTAAATGCCAACGAATAGGAACATTTTCCATTAATTGAGAAACTCCAACCAAAACTTCTAAAGGTAATTTTTCCCTAGTTTCAGCATAAGGAGTAATTTGAGTTCCTATGTTTCTAATAACCAAAGCCCAATTCACGTCGTTTCGTTCATCAATAAACAAACCACCAATATCAATTGCCGCACCAAATGAATTATAACTTTCTAAAGTTGACGAAATCAATTTTGCATTTGCTCCAACATAAAAACTTGAAAAAGGAATATTATAAGCATAACCAAAAGAAAGTGAAATATCACTACCTGTAAAACTTGATGTAGGCTGACCGTTTTCGTCATAACCATCAAACTTTCCATAGTTAACATAATTTACTCCAGCATGAAATGTTTGTAAATGTCTATCGTAAGTATAAGCGTAAGCTGCTGTACCATAAGTTACATCACCATAATAACTTCCATAATTTAATGCCAAATGATTGTCCATTTCTGCATTAATAGTTGCTGGATTAAAATGAGCTTGATTAACATCATTATCATAAATAGTGATAGTCTTTCCGCCCAATGCAGCTTGTCTTGGAGACGTTACTAAATTTAAAAATTGATATACTGAACGTCCACCAACTTGACCAAAAACCGTCAAATTAGAGACAATAAATAAAGTACAAGCAATTTTTTTTATCATAGAAAAGTATAGCAATTTATATACTATAACGAAAAAGCGAAGATATTATTTTATATCGTAAGACCAAAGTGAAAAAAAAGGCGTAAGTTTTAGATTAAACACTTACGCCTTTTTTATATTTTGAATTTATTTATAGCTTTTTTGCATTCTTGACTTTTTGATCAGTCAAAGCAACATCAATCACTTCTTTCATAACTTTCACATAATGAAAAGTGATACCTTCTAAATATTCAGGATTTATTTCCTCAACATCACTTTTATTTTCGTGACAAAGTATAATTTCCTTAATATTTGCTCTTTTAGCTGCTAATATTTTTTCTTTAATTCCACCAACAGGCAAAACTTTTCCTCTAAGCGTAATTTCTCCCGTCATAGCAATACTTTTCTTCACTTTTTTCTGTGTAAGTAATGACACTAAAGAAGTCAACATTGCAATTCCTGCACTTGGTCCATCTTTTGGAGTTGCTCCTTCTGGAACGTGAAGATGTATATTGTATTTTGAAATTATTTCAGCATCAAGACCAAAAAGACCAGCATTTGCTTTAATATATTCTAATGCAATTGTCGCTGATTCTTTCATAACATTACCCAAGTTTCCTGTCATGGTTAATGTTCCTTTTCCAGCTGAAATTAAAGATTCTATAAATAAAATATCACCACCAACTGAAGTCCATGCTAAACCGGTAACAACACCTGCAACATCATTATTTTCATATTTATCGCGCTCTAATCTTGGAGTACCCAAAATTTTTACAATATCTTCATCGGTAACTTTTTTGTTGTATTCTTCTTCTAAAGCTATTGATTTTGCAGCATTTCTAATTACTTGAGCGATTTTTTGTTCTAAATTTCTAACTCCAGATTCTCTTGTATAACCTTCAACAATTTTTTCTAATTGCCTTTTACCAATCGACAAATCTTTTGTGTTTAAACCATGTTCTTTCAATTGCTTTGGAAATAAATGTTGACGAGCAATTTCAACTTTTTCTTCAATAGTATAACCACTCATTTTTATTACTTCCATTCTATCTCTTAAAGCAGGCTGAATGGTTGACATATTGTTTGAAGTAGCAATAAACATGACTTTAGACAAATCATAACCCATTTCTAGGAAATTATCATAAAACTCACTGTTTTGCTCAGGATCAAGAACTTCAAGTAAAGCTGATGAAGGATCGCCTTGATTTGAATTTGATAATTTATCAATCTCATCCAAAACAAAAACCGGATTCGAAGTTCCTGCTTTTTTTATACTTTGAATAATTCTTCCTGGCATTGCTCCGATATAAGTTTTTCTATGACCTCGAATTTCAGCTTCATCACGCAAACCGCCAAGCGATATACGAACATATTCTCTACCCAAAGCCTCAGCAATTGATTTACCAATTGAAGTTTTTCCAACTCCCGGAGGACCAGTTAAACAAATTATTGGCGATTTCATGTCGTTACGAAGTTTCAAAACAGCCAAGTGCTCAATGATTCTTTTCTTTACATCTTCCAGTCCAAAATGATCTCTATCTATTATTTTTTGAGCTCGTTTTAAATCAAAATTATCTTTTGAAAAATTATCCCATGGCAATTCTAAAAACAATTCTAAATAATTTCTTTGAATTCCAAAATCTGGCGCTTGTGGATTCATTCGTTGCAATTTTGACAATTCTTTTTCAAAATGATTCGCAACTTTTAAATCCCATTTTTTAGATTTTGCTTTCTCACGCATATCTTCAATTTCCTGCTCGTTTGAAACTCCACCTAATTCTTCTTGAATGGTTTTCATTTGCTGGTGCAAGAAATATTCACGTTGTTGTTGGTCTAAATCAAAACGAACTTTAGATTGAATATCATTCTTCAATTCTAGTTTTTGAAGCTCAATATTCATGAAACGTAAAGTTTCAAGTGCTCGTTCTTTCAAAGCATTAATCATTAATAAATCTTGCTTTTCTTTTACCGTTAGGTTCATGTTAGAAGAAACAAAATTTATTAAAAATGATTGACTCTCTATATTTTTTATAGCAAAAGTAGCCTCAGTTGGAATATTTGGACTTTCCTTAATGATTTGAATTGCTAGCTCACGAATCGAATCGACTATCGTTGAAAATTCAGTATCAACTTTACTAGGACGAAGTTCTTCAACTTCTTTAACTGTAGCTCTTATATATGGCATTTCTGAAACTACTGCATCAATCTCAAAGCGCTTCTTTCCTTGAAGAATAACGGTGATATTTCCATCTGGCATTTTTAAAACTCTAAGAATTTTTGCGACAGTTCCAATTGGGTAAATATCATTTTTTGATGGATCTTCAACCTCTTCATTCATTTGAGCAACTACTCCAATAATTTTATTTCCAGCATTTGCATCATTAATTAATTTGATAGACTTATCTCTTCCTGCAGAAATTGGAATAACAACTCCAGGAAATAATACTGTATTTCTAACTGATAAAATGGGTAAAGAATCGGGTAATTCTTCTTTATTCATTTCTTCCTCATCTTCCGGAGTCAAAAGTGGAATTAATTCGGCTTCGGTATCAAATTCTTGAAGTGACAAATTGTCTATTGAGATTATATTATGCTTTGACATGAATTTTATTTTAAAAGATATTTTATAGTTATAACCAACAAATGGACTACAAATGTAGATGAAGTTTTTAAAGCAATAAATTAAAATCGACTAAATACAAGCTAATCCATATGAATTAATTGAAAATAATTTCAATTTCAATGTAAATAGTCAATCATTATGCCATAAAAAAAATCCGCCAATTTGGCGGATTTTCTATTGATTTAAATTGAATATTAATATTCAACATCAAATGTTCCTTGAGTAATTGTAAATGGTGATGAACCATTAGTAACACCATTAAATGTTCCTTTAATTCTAGTGGCTGTTTTTTCAGTAATAGTGACATTACCTGAAACAGCTTTATAGTCAATATCATTAACACTATAAATTATTTGCACTACATCAGTAGCATCATTACCAGTAATTGTATATGATCCTGCTCCTAAATTTGTTCTTACAGATACAGTCATTGAATTAAATGCTGCGTCTTGAGCTCCAATACTTATATAATCTTGCCCATTAATCCCTAACTCTAGTGTTAATAAATCAACATCTACAAATTCAGTTCCATTAACTTTTGCATAAAATGAATCACCGCTACTAGCTTGATCAGTATATGGAATATTAGTAAATACACCATTTGTAAATTGCACTGGAGGAATAGTTGTTACACTGCTATCAGACCAATAACCTTTGAAATTAAAAGTCCCAGAAATAGTTTTAGCAGTTGTATTAATATTTGTTATGGTTATTGAACCTGTATTTTCAGTAGGATTATTTGTGTTCACTGACCAATATCCGTATTCAGAATTTGGCGGTGTGTAAGCTAAAATATTTACATTAGCAGGATAAGTTCCAACACCTCCAACTGCTTCAACTAAAAACAAGAAATTCTCACCATTGGCTTTTAGACCAGCAATTTGTATAAAATTAGGAGAAACTTCAGCAACTGCTTGAGTTGCTGTCCAAGTAGAGTTATTAAAATCAGCCTTAAAAACCGCTGGCGGATTATTATTTCCTCCTCCAGAATTACCTCCAGCTGTAGCATCAGTAAAAGTAATATTACTTAAAACACCTTCTGTAACTTGAATTTGAGCAGTACTAGACAAAACTCCATAACCAGTATAACTGAAAGTTCCAGATATTTTTTTAGTAGATAAATTAAATTCTGTAATAGTTAAAGTTCCATTATATTGAGAAGTAGAAGCATTTAATGAACTATACATGTCGTTTGCACTGGCTGCATAATCAAACGAAAGTAATGTTGAAAGGTTACTACTCGCTGTTCTAGTTCCAACAGTAGGATTCATAACTATTATAGTCATTGTTTTTCCAGTAGAAGTAAGACCAACAATACTCAATTGTGTTCCAAAAGATGTATCTGTATAATCTGCATCAATTAACTGATTTGCATTAAAATTTTCGCTTCCAATTTTTGCAGTAAAAACTCCAGGAGTATTTCCGCCTCCAAAATCATCTAAATTAATAGCTGGATCTATAGGTTCGTTGTCACAAGATGTAAAAGTTATCGCAGTAAAAAGCAACAATAAACTTCCTATAATTTTTATGTTTTTCATAACTTTAAAATAATTTTTCCCAAATATAATTTTTTTCAACTTACGACACTAATTTTTTTGGAATTCTCAATAATAATAAAAACCCAGACAAGAAAAATAATGCCAAAAATACAATAGCAAATCTTGGGCTTCCAGTGATTTGATCGATTAATCCATACACTAACATTCCAATTACAATTCCAATTTTTTCGGCAACATCATAAAAACTAAAAAAAGATGCTGTATCTTTTGTTTCAGGTAAAAATTTTGAATAGGTAGACCTTGCTAATGACTGAATTCCTCCCATAACTAATCCAACCAATGCTGCTAAAATATAAAATTCAATAGGTAATGTGATAAAATAAGCAAAAGCACATAAAATCATCCAAAAAGCATTTAAAAATAATAACACTTTGATGTTTCCATATTTTGCAGAAGCTCTAGATGTTAAAAATGCACCTAAAATTGCTATTAATTGGATTAATAATATACATGTAATTAATCCTTTTTGACTTTCATCGGAATCTTTCCAAGCAATTTCTTGTGCACCAAAATAGGTTGCAACTAACATTACCGTTTGAACTGCCATACTGAAAACGAAGAAACTGACTAAATATCTTTTTAATGGAACTTCTGTTTGAAGTATTTTCCAAACTTTTTTAAGTTCTCGAAATCCATTAAAAATAACCGAAAGATTTACTTTGGCATTATTTGAATTTCCTTTTGGTAAATAATAATAGGTGTATTTACTAAAAACAATCCACCATATTCCAACCATTGCAAAAGAATAACGCATAGCTTTCATTGATGCTGGATTTCCGAGTTCATCTAATATATGAAACCATTCAGGCTTCATTACCATTGCAATGTTAATAACTAAAAGCAAAACACTACCTATGTATCCTAATGAATATCCTTTAGCACTAACACTATCTTGTTGCTCAGGAAACGCAATGTCTGGCAAATAGGAATTATAAAAAACCAAACTTCCCCAAAATCCAATTAATCCAAAAAAGTAAAACGTTAACCCTAAACCAATATTCTGCAAATCAAAAAAATACAATCCAATACATGAAAGCGCTCCTACATAATTAAAAATACGCATAAATATCTTTTTGTTTCCCATATAATCTGCAATTCCAGACAGCAATGGAGAAAAAAGTGCTACACATAAAAAAGCAGCTGCAGTAATAAAACTTATCAATGCAGAATTTTTAAAATTATGCCCAAACAACTCCACATATGGATTTTCTTTAGTAAACAAAGCATTATAAAAAATTGGAAAAACTGCCGAAGCAATTACTAAACTATATACTGAATTAGCCCAATCATAGAATGCCCAAGCATTAAGCAACTTTGGATGACCTTTTGGAAGTGTTGGCATATGTATTAAATTAAAAATCCCGTCAAATAAAATTACTTGACGGGACTAAATATAGTCTTTTTATTTATTTAAAAACAACTCCAAATTTTAAAGCTTCTGCCTTAGCTTCTGGAATCATTCTTCTCAAATTTGCAATCCTTGTTTCATCTGATGGATGCGTACTCATAAACTCTGGTGGCTTATTTCCGCCTGAAGCAGCAGACATTCTTGACCAAAAATTAATTGCTTCTTCTGGATTATAACCTGCAATTGCCATTAATTTCAATCCAATCATATCAGCTTCACTTTCATGATTTCTACTAAAAGGCAGCATTCCTCCATATTGTGAAACTCCTGAATAGGCTAACATAGCTATTTGTTGAGTTTCTTCGCTTTTACTTCCTGTTGCTAAAGCAACTCCAGCAGCTCCAGCTTGTTGAAGAATTCCTGCACTCATTCTTTGTTGACCATGATTAGCCAAAGCATGTGAAACTTCGTGTCCCATAACTGTTGCTAAACCTGCATCATCTTTAGTAATTGGAAGAATTCCTGTGTAAACTACAATTTTTCCTCCTGGCATACACCATGCGTTTACATCTTTACTATCAACCAATTTATATTCCCATTTATAATCTTTCAGATATTCTGTATATCCGTTAGCATTTAACCATTTTTCGGCTGCTGCTTTGATTTTCATTCCAACATTTTCAACTCTTTTTGCATCTGTTGTTCCAGCAATGACCTTATTTTCAGTCAAAAATTGATTGTATTGTTGAAAAGCTGATGGAAAAATTTGACTATTATCAACCAATGCCATTGTACTTTTTCCTGTGAAAGGATTTTTTGCACAAGAAAAAACTAAAAACAATGTGGTCAAAACAATAAATAATACTCTTTTTTTCATGATATTAGACTTATTAAAAAAATTTACATCCAAATTTAACCAATATTGCATAAACCATTACTACATAATTTTGCAAAATAATTATAGTATATCAATATAATTTGAATTCTTACAAACTTACAAAATCTAAGACCCAAAAATATGCAACTCTGTAAAATCTTTATCAATTATTAAGGAATTATCACCTTTGATTTGAACTTTATCTAAAGTTAATTTCTCTTTATCTAACTCTATTCTTTTAATTTTAAAAGGCAAACAATTTAGGTTTATCTTAAATTTCGAATATTGAGTTTCAAAATCTCCTTCTTTATGTTGCTGGATAATTAACTCTTTGTCTTTTCCGGTTAAAGTAAATGTTCTTAAAGAAAATCTTCCTTTATTATAATCATAACCATCAGTTGCGTCTTCGTAAACTAATGATTTTTCTTTTCCTAATTTAAAATATACATCCAAGGTCAATTCGTCAAATTGAATTTCACCAACGTATTGTTGTACTGGATATTTTGGAATAATGGCACCTTCTTTAACAAATACTGGAATTTCATCAAATTTAGTATTAACCCAAAGCTCTTTTTTACCTTCAATCAATTCGTGCGTCCAGTAATTATACCAATTACCTTTTGGCAAATACATTCTTCTTCCTTGTGCATTTGGTTCTAAAATTGGACAAACTAAAATTTGATTTCCAAAAATAAACTCGTCTGTTCTGTAATGTGTGTGAAAATCATCTTGATCAAAGTAAACTAATGGTTTCAACATAGGCGTTCCATCATTTACATATTGCCAAAACATAGTATATAAATAAGGTAACAATTGATAACGTAACTCAACAAACTTTCTCGTAATATCTATTACTTCTTCCCCAAAAGACCAAGGTTCTTGTTCTCCATGATCACCTGAAGAATGGGTTCTGCAAAATGGATGAAAAACTCCTAACTGAATCCAACGTGCATACAATTCACCTGATGGTTGCTCTGCAAATCCACCAATATCAGAACCTGTAAAACCCATTCCAGAAATTGACATTCTTTGCATTTGAATGTTTGCAATCCATAAATGTTCCCATGAAGCTACATTATCTCCAGTCCATGATGAAGTATATCGTTGTGCACCCGAATAAGCTGAACGAGTTATAATAAATGGTCGTTTTGGATACGCAAATCGTTTTACACCTTCATAAGTTGCTCTTGCCATTTGTGTTCCATAAATGTTGTGTGCTTTTCTATGACTACAATTATTTCCATCATAATTATGACGCACATCATTTGGGAAAGTTTTCCCAGGAACATCCATAACTGCTGGTTCGTTCATATCGTTCCAAACACCTTTTACTCCTATTTCAGCAATTAACTCTTTGAATAATCCTGCCCACCATTCGCGAACTTCTGGATTAGTATAATCTGGAAAATTACATTCGCCTGGCCAAACTTTTCCTTTCATGTATGGTCCATCAGCTCTACGACAGAAATATTCTTTTTCTAACGCTTCTTGATAAACCCAATAATCTTTATCTATTTTTATTCCTGGGTCAATAATAACCACAGTTTTAAAACCATCTTTTGCTAATTCAGCAACCATTCTTTTTGGTTCAGGAAAATATTCTTTGCTCCAAGTAAAACATCGAAAACCTTCCATATAATCAATATCTAAATAGATGGCATCACAAGGAATTCGCAATTCTCTGAATTTACTTGTAATTTCTTTTACTTTACTTTCTGGATAATAACTCCATTTACATTGATGATAACCCAAAGTCCACATTGGTGGTAATTCTGGTTTTCCTGTTAAATGAGTATAGGTTTTAACTACATCGCTCATTTTTGGTCCATAGAAAAAGTAGTAATTCATTTCGCCACCTTCAGCCCAAAAACTAGAAACATTTCTTCGTTCATGACAAAAATCAAAGAAAGTTCTAAACGTATTGTCAAAGAAAATACCATAGGCTTTGTTATGATGCAAACCAATGTAGAAAGGAACCACTTTATATAACGGTTCTTGGTCTTTATGAAATGCATATTGGTCGGTTGCCCAATTTTCTAGTCGCTTTCCTTTTAAATTTAAATGAGTTGCTTTATCACCTAATCCGTAGAAACTTTCTCCATCTTTAGAAATTTTACTCATTTTCACAATGTTTCCACCGTGTTCATAACATTCTTCCCAATGGAAACCAATTTCATCTTCAAGAATTGGTGTTCCGTCAATGTCATAAATAAAAACCCTAACATCGTGTTTGTTTATTCTACAAAACACTTTACTCGTTTTTATCAGATAAAAAGTTGGTTCTTCTGTAACTTCAAGTTGATTGTAACCGTGTGATTGCGTTTTATCAATAGCATATGAAAAATCATTGCTAAAATATCCTTTGGTTGTATATCTAAATCGAATTAAACTATCTCTTAGAATTGTAACTTTTAGAATTACATTATTGTCAGTATAGAAATAAATACTGTCTACATCTTGTTCAAATGAAACTATTTTTGATGGAAATTGATCACCTTTATATTCTAATTCGGTATTCGTTATCATGCATTTTATTTTAGGTAGTTCGTCAAATTTACAAACTTGAAAACGAAATACTCCTAAGTATCCAAAGTAGTTTTCAACTCAAACGTTTTCGTTGTTTATAAACTAAAAAAGTTGGTTTTTCATCAAAACCAACTTTCCTAGAATCATCCTTTTATTATGTAGTATTAAGAAATCTTGAAAACAGTAACGCCTAATGGTGGCAAAGTAATCTCAGCTGAGTAATCTTTCCAGTTCCAAGGTGTTTTATCAATCTTTATCGCTTTTGGATTTGAAACTCCGCTTCCACCATATTCTTTGTTATCCGAGTTAAATATTTCTGTTAGTTTACCTTTAGTAGTCAGTCCAATACGGTAATTGGTTCGTACCACTGGAGTGAAATTACAAACCACAATCATATTCTCTTTTTCGTTAGTTCCTTTTCTGATGTAACTCAAAACCGCATTTTCAGCATCTGAATAGTTAATCCATTCAAAACCTTCTACTGAAAATTGCTTCTCATAAAACGCAGGATTGTCTTTATACAAAGTATTCAAATCCGTGATGCAATTTTTTATTCCTTTATGAAAACCATATTGCAGCAAATGCCAATCCAAACTTCCTTCAAAATTCCATTCGCTACTTTGTCCAAATTCAGCACCCATAAATAACAAATTCGTTCCAGGATGCGTAAACATATAACCATACAACAAACGAAGATTTGCAAAACGCTGCCATTCATCGCCAGGCATTCTTCCTAAAATCGATTTTTTTCCATAAACTACTTCATCATGCGATAACGGCAACATAAAATTCTCTGTAAACGCATACGTCATCGAAAAAGTCAAATCATTTTGATGAAAACGACGGTAAACTGGTTCTTTTTTGAAGTATTGTAACGTATCGTGCATCCAACCCATCATCCATTTCATCCCAAATCCTAATCCTCCAAGAAAAGTTGGTCTAGAAACCATCGGGAAACTGGTGCTTTCTTCGGCTATAGTTTGCACATCTGGAAAATTAGAATACACAGCTTCGTTAAAATCTTTTAAGAAACTAATGGTATCCAAGTTTTCTCTTCCGCCATATATATTAGGTTCCCATTCGCCATCTTTTCTAGAATAGTCTAAATACAACATCGAAGCTACAGCATCAACGCGCAGTCCATCAACATGATATTGACTTAACCAAAATATCGCATTACTTATCAAAAACGAACGTACTTCATTTCGTCCATAATTAAAAACTAAACTCTTCCAATCCGGATGAAAACCTTTTCGTCTATCGGGATGCTCATATAAGTTTGAACCATCAAAAAAGCCCAAACCATGCGCATCTTCAGGAAAATGCGACGGCACCCAATCCAAAATCACTCCAATTCCTGCTTGGTGTAATTTATCTACCAAAAGCATAAAATCCTGCGGCTTTCCAAATCGTGATGTTGGCGCAAAATAACCCACCAACTGATAACCCCATGATGGATCATAAGGATATTCCATCACAGGCATAAACTCCACATGCGTAAAACCAGTTTCCTTTACATAGGCAACCAATTGCTCCGCCATTTCAACATACGTCAAAAACTTTCCATCACCATTCCTGCGCCACGAACCAAGATGCACTTCATATACCGAAAAAGGTTTGTCCAAACCATTCTTATCCTTTCGGCTGTCCATCCATTTTTTGTCCTTCCACTTATACTCCAAATCCCAAATAACCGAAGCTGTTTGTGGCGGATGCTCGCAATACAAAGCAAACGGATCGGCTTTCTCAGTAATAATCCCGTTATTATTCGACTGAATTTTATATTTATACGTCGTTCCTTTATCTACTCCAGGAATAAACCCTTCCCAAATTCCAGAACCATCCCATCTGACATTCAAAATATGCTCGCCTTGAATCCAGTAATTAAAATCACCAACCACCGAAACCGACCGTGCCGCTGGTGCCCAAACCGCAAAATAAACTCCTTTCACTCCATTCACTTCGGTAACATGCGCACCTAGTTTTTCATAAAGCTTAAAATGTTTTCCTGCTTTGAATAAATTAATATCAAATTCTGTAAAAAGCGAATGTACTTGTACTTGATTCATTTTTATTGTTTTTTGAAACTATAAATGTTTCTTTATATTTTTAATATTTCATTATACTCTGAATTCCTCTCAACGGTATGACTGCCCAGCGTGGTCTCGAGTTCAACTCATAGCCTAACTCATATACTGCTTTCTCAATCAAACAATATTTCAATAAAAACTCAATCTCATGGTCATAGCCAATGTTTAAATTGCCTTCTTGCGCCTTCTCTACATAGGTTTGCAAAAAAGCACCAACAAAATAATTAAACAATATTTCGGCTGCCTTAAACAATTGCTCTTGTTCAAAAGGATACTTGTCTTTATTATTAAAAATCGTCGCATAAATAGCATAATGAAACGAACGAAACAAACCTGCAACATCTTTCAACGGCGGCTGTTTCACCTTTCTATCACGAATAGTGCTTTCGGGTTCACCTTCAAAATCAAGGATATAAAAATCATCACCATTCACCAACACTTGTCCAAGATGATAATCGCCATGAATTCTGATGCGTTCACTCTTCATTTTGGTCCAATCAAAATCCACAAAATGCTTACGAACCAGTTTCTTGTTTTCCATAAATTGATGCGCTAATTCCAAAGCCAATCCATCAAGTTTATGCAAACTATTTTCAATAATATTCAATCTATTCTGAAACTGATACAACATTCGGTTTTTCAACCAAACGGTATAATCACCATTATAAGTCGTAGGTGTAAAAG
The window above is part of the Flavobacterium sp. PMTSA4 genome. Proteins encoded here:
- the glgB gene encoding 1,4-alpha-glucan branching protein GlgB, whose product is MNQVQVHSLFTEFDINLFKAGKHFKLYEKLGAHVTEVNGVKGVYFAVWAPAARSVSVVGDFNYWIQGEHILNVRWDGSGIWEGFIPGVDKGTTYKYKIQSNNNGIITEKADPFALYCEHPPQTASVIWDLEYKWKDKKWMDSRKDKNGLDKPFSVYEVHLGSWRRNGDGKFLTYVEMAEQLVAYVKETGFTHVEFMPVMEYPYDPSWGYQLVGYFAPTSRFGKPQDFMLLVDKLHQAGIGVILDWVPSHFPEDAHGLGFFDGSNLYEHPDRRKGFHPDWKSLVFNYGRNEVRSFLISNAIFWLSQYHVDGLRVDAVASMLYLDYSRKDGEWEPNIYGGRENLDTISFLKDFNEAVYSNFPDVQTIAEESTSFPMVSRPTFLGGLGFGMKWMMGWMHDTLQYFKKEPVYRRFHQNDLTFSMTYAFTENFMLPLSHDEVVYGKKSILGRMPGDEWQRFANLRLLYGYMFTHPGTNLLFMGAEFGQSSEWNFEGSLDWHLLQYGFHKGIKNCITDLNTLYKDNPAFYEKQFSVEGFEWINYSDAENAVLSYIRKGTNEKENMIVVCNFTPVVRTNYRIGLTTKGKLTEIFNSDNKEYGGSGVSNPKAIKIDKTPWNWKDYSAEITLPPLGVTVFKIS
- a CDS encoding glycoside hydrolase family 31 protein, which produces MITNTELEYKGDQFPSKIVSFEQDVDSIYFYTDNNVILKVTILRDSLIRFRYTTKGYFSNDFSYAIDKTQSHGYNQLEVTEEPTFYLIKTSKVFCRINKHDVRVFIYDIDGTPILEDEIGFHWEECYEHGGNIVKMSKISKDGESFYGLGDKATHLNLKGKRLENWATDQYAFHKDQEPLYKVVPFYIGLHHNKAYGIFFDNTFRTFFDFCHERRNVSSFWAEGGEMNYYFFYGPKMSDVVKTYTHLTGKPELPPMWTLGYHQCKWSYYPESKVKEITSKFRELRIPCDAIYLDIDYMEGFRCFTWSKEYFPEPKRMVAELAKDGFKTVVIIDPGIKIDKDYWVYQEALEKEYFCRRADGPYMKGKVWPGECNFPDYTNPEVREWWAGLFKELIAEIGVKGVWNDMNEPAVMDVPGKTFPNDVRHNYDGNNCSHRKAHNIYGTQMARATYEGVKRFAYPKRPFIITRSAYSGAQRYTSSWTGDNVASWEHLWIANIQMQRMSISGMGFTGSDIGGFAEQPSGELYARWIQLGVFHPFCRTHSSGDHGEQEPWSFGEEVIDITRKFVELRYQLLPYLYTMFWQYVNDGTPMLKPLVYFDQDDFHTHYRTDEFIFGNQILVCPILEPNAQGRRMYLPKGNWYNYWTHELIEGKKELWVNTKFDEIPVFVKEGAIIPKYPVQQYVGEIQFDELTLDVYFKLGKEKSLVYEDATDGYDYNKGRFSLRTFTLTGKDKELIIQQHKEGDFETQYSKFKINLNCLPFKIKRIELDKEKLTLDKVQIKGDNSLIIDKDFTELHIFGS